CCAGCCGAAGCCAGAATTCGTAGTCGCCCGCGATCCGGAGGTCCTCGCGGAAAGAGCCGAAACGATCATGGAGGGAGCGTCTCCAGATCGGATGGGGGCCGGCGAAGCACCCCTGGAAGAAGAGCCGGGCATCGAACTCGGGCCACCAGAAACGGGCGTGCGCGGTGTGGGTGCTCCAGGTTTCGTTTTCCGTCCTCGTGCAGAGGCTGTCGGCGTAGGCGAGGTCCGAGCCGTGGTCGGATTGGAGCGCGGAGACCAGCCGTTGGAGCGCCTGGGGGTGGTGGCGGTCGTCGGCGTTGGCGTTGGTCAAAAACTCGCCTCGGGCCTGCTGGATCCCGAGGTTCCAGGCGGCGTAGATGCTCCGACGGTCTTCGGTGCGAACGAGACGGATTCTGTCGGATCCGAACCGCCCCTGGTACTCGCGCACGATGTCGGCTTCCGCTTCGGGAGAGCCGGTGTCCACCACCACGATTTCCAACTGGCCGACCTTCCAGAGCGATTGACCAAGGAGATCGTCCAGGCAGCCGCGCAGGAAGCGTTCGGCCTTGTAGACGGAGACGATGGCCGTGCAGGTCACCGAATCGGAAGGGGTTGGTGGGGGCGTCCGAGCAGGTGGTTGGGAATTGGTCGCTCCTCGCAGCCTTCGGGCCTGCTCGGCCATCGAACGGACCTTGGAGGCCACCTGCGGGATCCCGGCCACGGGCTCCGCGCAGCCGTTGCGCACGAAGGTCGCGAGATCGACCAGATCCTGTCCGTACAGGCGCAGGTTTTCGTCCAGAAGCGACTGGGCCTTGGCTTCGCGCCGTGCATCGGGTCCGGGAGACCAGCGCGACAGGGCCTCCTCGATGGCTTGTGCGAGCGCCTGGGGATCGCGGCGCTGGAAGTAGGTCGCGTTCTCCAGGCTCTGCTCCTTGTGCACTCCCAGGTCGGAAGCCACCACGGGCGTTCCCACGCAGCGGATGTCCTCCAGCACGGTGGACCAACCTTCGAAGAGCGAGGGTTGCACCAGAAGCCGCGCGCAGCGCATCAGGGCCAGTTGGTCTTCCCGGGGCACCAGGCCCAGCATCTTCACCTGCGAAGCGATGCCGAGATTTTCCACCAGCTCCAGGAGGCCCTGGTAGTGGCCGTTGTTGCGATAGTCGCTGGGAGCGCCCGTGCACACCAGCGGAACCACGATCCCCTTTTCGCGCAGCTTCCCGATGGCGCGAAACAGCGTGGCGTGGTCCTTGTGGGCCCAGAACTGGTTGGAGCACAGGATGAAGTCGTCCCCGATGCCCATTTCCATTCGCTTGGAAACAGGATCTGACGGGGGAAGTCGGAGCGCGCTGCGGAAATGGAGCACGCGCGTGGAGGCCTTGGCGGAAGGGTGGAATTTCCGGAAATCGTCCAGGGCGTCCCGGGAGCTGAACACCACGCAGCGGGCCTTTTCGGCGATCCGGTCGAAGCATCGGGTGCGTTCGTCCAGCTCCTCGCGGGAGAAGAATTCCGGCAGATGGTGGTGCTGGAAGTCGGGAATCCAAGATCCCGACGGAATCTGTTCCACGACGTCGGCCTGGACGGGGTACAGGAAATCGATGGATTCGAGGCATCCGGAAATGTCGGTGTGCTGGCGGATCTCGATCCCCGGAGGGAGCGCCTCGAAGAACGTGGCCATGGATGGGGGGAATCCCCCGTGGAGCACCACGGCGTCGCACATTTCCAGGAACGGACGGTTGTGGGGGATGCGGTCGGCGGTGGCCGGCGAAACCACGGCGCAGATCTTGGGCCGACCGGGTCCCAGGCTCCTCAACGCTTCGGCGAGATTGACGGTGTACACGATGCCGCCCGTCCAGCCGGGCCCGCCGACCAGGGGGATGCCGAAACGCAGGGGGAAGTCGCTCATGCCAGTGTCCTTTGCAATCGTTCGAACCAGTCGGTCACCCGGCGCAGGCCGTCCTCGAGTTCCACGAGCGGACGAAATCCGGTGGAAGCGAGCTTGGAGATGTCGGCGCACCATCGATCGGGGTCGCCGGGGCGGCTCTCGCCCTTGAAGTTCAGCTTCTTGGGGGTGGAGGAAAATCCGTTGAGGAGTTCCACCAGCCGTCGGATGCTGGTGGACCGCCCGGAGGCCACGTTGAAGGTGCCGGTGGCGCCCGAAGCCTGGATGCGCAGCACCGCCTGGGCGATGTCCGAGGCATGGATGAAGTCGCGGGTCTCCTCGCCGGTCCCGTAGAGCTCGATCTCGTCGCGGGAGGGGTCGGCGAGTTTGCTCAGGGTGTCGAACACCACCTGCTTGTACAGGCTTTCCCCGTAGGCGGAGAAGATCCTGAGGTTGGTGGTGCGGATCCCGTAGATCTCGGCGTATTCGCGCGAGAGGAGTTCGCACATCCACTTGTGGAATCCGTAGGGCGAAACGGGCGCGGGAGGTTCGTCCTCGGGGGTGGGGATCCGGTGGGGCTGTCCGTAGACCGCCGCGCTGGACAGGAGGATGACTTCCGTGCGAGGGGATTCGGTCCGGACCGCCTCCAGGATGTCGCCGTAGACTCCGGTGGATTGGCGCAAGTCGGCGCGGGGATCCTTCATGGAAAGCGGCACCGAGGCGCTGGAGGCGCAGTGGACCACGAGATCGGGCTGGATGGCGGCCAGCTTGCGGGCGAACCGGCTGGAAGGGAGCTCCAGCTCCACGACCCCCTCCAGGAGGCTGGCCCATCCGCCCAGGGTGGCCTTGCGTGACAGATTCCGCCCAACGGCCCACACCTTGCGGCCCTCCCGGGCGAAATGGCGGCACAGGTGGGATCCCAGGAATCCTCCCGCGCCGGTGACCAGGACCGATCCGGTGTCCGCGTCGGTCATTTCTTGACCAGCACGAAGCTGAAGAGGTCGTTGCCGCGGTCGCGGCGGGAAGCGGCTTCGGGATCGAACTCCGCCCCCGGGACGAAGACTTGCGGATAGGTGTTGATCGGACTCGCGAGCGGATCGATCACCTTCGCGAATTCCAGTCCGGAGCCTGCGGCGGCGTCCAGGTACTCGTCCAGGAAGTGGCAGTTTTCGTCGCCGGTGAAGCGGTGGAAGGGATGGTCCTCGAAGAATGCCCGCTTCTGGCGGTCGTTCCAGACCACGTGGTCGCGCATGGCGATCAGCACGCCGCCGCTGCGCAGGAGCTGTGCGATGGACGCGAAGAATCCGGGGATGTCTCGGATATGGTGCAGCACCTCGCGCATCCATACGACATCGAAACTGTCCGGTCCGAACGGCAGGGATTCGGCGGTGGTGTGGATGGTTTTGAAGCGGATTCCGTCCAGGCCGTCCAGTTTGCGCGCGGCCCCGATTCCCGTGAGCTGGCCGTGGCTGGAGTCGATTCCTGTCACCGCGTAGCCGGCTCGCGCCAGGGCCCAGCAGGCCGCGCCGTTGCCGCACCCCAGGTCCAGGACCCGCGTGCTTGCGGAAGGTGGCTTGCCCGCTTCGGCGAGTTCCTGGAGGGCGGCGCCGAATTCCGCCGAGGCCGCGTAGCGACGGGCGTTGTCGGGGAGGTCGGGGGTCTTGTAGCAGAGCCCGATGAGCTCGCGCAGGTTGCCCTCGTTCCAGCCCCACAGGTAGGCCTGGTCGTACTTGTCCGGGGTGGTGGGCAGAGGGGGCTCGATGGAAGTTGCGGGGCGTCCGGAGCGGTCCGGGGCCTTCTTCACGAAGCGCGCGGGATTCCCCGCCACCAGGGTCCATGGCTCCACGTCCTTGGTCACCACGCTGCCGGCGGCCACCACGGCGCCTTCTCCGATCGTGACGCCTTTGAGGATGACGCTGTTGAATCCGATCCACGCCTTGTCGCCGATGTGCACCGGGGCGTGTCGCACGTGGGTCCAATCCTTTTTCCCCACCAGCCAGTTTTCCACGTCGGATTTCCGTTCCTCGAAATCCAGGGAATGGGAGTCGTGGTCGGCGAAGGTGCATCCCCAAGCCACCAGGACATCGCTTCCCACCTCGATCCCATCGGCGGCCACCAGCATGGACCGTCCGATGAAGGTGCGGTCCCCGATCTTCACGTGCGCACCGGGCTTGTCGAAGCACACGGTCATCGCTTGCACATCGCACTTTTCCCCCACCGTGACGGAGCATCCCGGCTGCCATTGCACGGCACCGGGATTGGTCTTGGAGGAGGGGTGGCGATGGAAGCCTTCGCTCGCGGCGGGAGGGCCGCGACGGGGTGGCGGATCTTGTCGGACGGTTCCCGGTGTGGAATTCATTCCCCGGATTTTGGCATAGATCTTGTCCGGAGTCCACTTGGTTTGGGACCGACAGAACTCGCGGAAATGGCGATCGATCCGTTCTTCGCGTCCTGCCGGGACATGTGCCGGCGGGAGTCGGGTGATCCGAGAGGGGGCCAATTTGCCGTTTTTCCGATCGCCGGATTCCTGGTGGGCTCCGCTGCCATCCAATCCGATGTTGTGGATGAGGGATCGGGTCGGGTAGATGTAGAGCCCGTTTCGCAGATACACGTTCACGAGCCAAGGCAGGGACCAGACGTCTTTCAGGCGTCCTTCCAGGTATTCGCCCAGGAAGTCCACCACATCCATTCCGCCCTGGGCCAGGTCGATTCCGGTGTGCGCGCACTTTTGGAGAAGCTCCTGCAGATTGCGGTTGTCGCGCATCCAGCGGTCTCGCCAGGTTCCCCAGCCCCAGGTGCTCATGCGCGGGAACTTGTAGGCATCGTATGGGTGGCTGGCCAGCAGATCGTCGGGGATGGGGATCGTGTAGCCCGAGATTCCGTAGATCTGCGGATCGTCCCGGTAGAGCCGGAAGCAATCGGTCATGTAGGCAATGAAATCGGCAGTGGGCACGCAGTCGTCTTCCAGGACCACGACGCGCTCGTTGGACTCGAATGCGTGGTTGAGGGTTTCCACGACGGATCTGGCCAATCCCGCGTTCTGTTCGCGCAGGATGATCTCGGGAGTCGTCCAATCGATCGATCGCAACAATTCGCGGGTCTTGCGGACGCCTTCCTCGTGTTCGGGTTTGGCGGGAGCGTCGCAGTGGACGATCAGCCGCTGGACATGGTCCCGTTTGAGGGCTGCGATGACTTGCTGGGCATGATCGGGCCGGTTGTATAAAAACAGCACTGTCGCGAAGTCGGGAGGCTCCGTGCGGGCCTGCGAGGCTTCCTCGATCCGGATGGCCTGGACGGAGGCGGAAAGCTGTTTTCGAAGGGGTGCGCCATGGACCGAGCGCACATCCCGCACGGCCCATTGGTGCCAGGCGTTGAAGAACAGCACCTTGTAGAGCAGGATGGGGTCGGCGTGCCGATGGAAGTCCGGCAGAAGCCCGAGCGAAGACTGACAGATTCCGTCTGTGAGCAGTTGGAGGTTGGCTTGGCAGAGGGATTGGATCCACTCCACCACCGGCGGCTCGAATCCGGACTTGGGTCGGGAGAGGACCTCGTCGGGAAGGATGCCGCGCAAGGATTCGATGAGCCAGGATTTGTGGCCGAGCCGGAAGTCTTCCCGAGTCTTGCGCAGGCCGATGAGCGTTTCCACCAACGGGACATCCAGGAAGGGTAGGCGGGTCTCGATGGAGCAGGCCATGGAGACCTTGTCGCCCAGGGAAAGGCAATTTCCGACCAACCAGGTGTCGAACCCCAGCTCGCAGACGGAATTGCCCACGTCCGAGGGATCCACGGCGTGCTGGAAGAGGGCAGGGGCGTTGTCCGACGGGACCTGTTCCAGAAAGCGCGGGCTCAGGATCGAAGGCCGCCAGGCGCGCATGCGCTGGAAGTCGCCGACGAGGTCGTTGAAGATG
This DNA window, taken from Fibrobacterota bacterium, encodes the following:
- a CDS encoding NAD-dependent epimerase/dehydratase family protein, translated to MTDADTGSVLVTGAGGFLGSHLCRHFAREGRKVWAVGRNLSRKATLGGWASLLEGVVELELPSSRFARKLAAIQPDLVVHCASSASVPLSMKDPRADLRQSTGVYGDILEAVRTESPRTEVILLSSAAVYGQPHRIPTPEDEPPAPVSPYGFHKWMCELLSREYAEIYGIRTTNLRIFSAYGESLYKQVVFDTLSKLADPSRDEIELYGTGEETRDFIHASDIAQAVLRIQASGATGTFNVASGRSTSIRRLVELLNGFSSTPKKLNFKGESRPGDPDRWCADISKLASTGFRPLVELEDGLRRVTDWFERLQRTLA
- the asnB gene encoding asparagine synthase (glutamine-hydrolyzing), whose translation is MCGIIGIVSRRPEIGSFSFEAVKPTFVHRGPNDYGEHHAPHVHFGHARLSIQDLSPAGHQPMASLDARFVLVFNGEIYNFPELRETLRARGRSFVSTGDTEVLLAAFQEWGEDCVNRLHGMFAFAIWDSLTRKLTLARDRFGEKPLYVRFSDERLYFASELKSMVAMLPEEPSLDPVAFDLYLHYQYVPEPRTPFMEIAKCPRAHLAVLDVDSWQLEYRRYWSVKDIPALDGDPVQLVREGFEKSVVSMLRADVDVGLALSGGIDSGAIAALAARHSTKETHSFGIGYPGSPPYDERAKAKALADTLGLRFHDRELVTSELVDFFPGLVRAIDEPIADIAAFGHYSVARSAADAGLKVLLTGIGGDEIFWGYGWFRQAAEHNSRVLATDPRAPAIFNDLVGDFQRMRAWRPSILSPRFLEQVPSDNAPALFQHAVDPSDVGNSVCELGFDTWLVGNCLSLGDKVSMACSIETRLPFLDVPLVETLIGLRKTREDFRLGHKSWLIESLRGILPDEVLSRPKSGFEPPVVEWIQSLCQANLQLLTDGICQSSLGLLPDFHRHADPILLYKVLFFNAWHQWAVRDVRSVHGAPLRKQLSASVQAIRIEEASQARTEPPDFATVLFLYNRPDHAQQVIAALKRDHVQRLIVHCDAPAKPEHEEGVRKTRELLRSIDWTTPEIILREQNAGLARSVVETLNHAFESNERVVVLEDDCVPTADFIAYMTDCFRLYRDDPQIYGISGYTIPIPDDLLASHPYDAYKFPRMSTWGWGTWRDRWMRDNRNLQELLQKCAHTGIDLAQGGMDVVDFLGEYLEGRLKDVWSLPWLVNVYLRNGLYIYPTRSLIHNIGLDGSGAHQESGDRKNGKLAPSRITRLPPAHVPAGREERIDRHFREFCRSQTKWTPDKIYAKIRGMNSTPGTVRQDPPPRRGPPAASEGFHRHPSSKTNPGAVQWQPGCSVTVGEKCDVQAMTVCFDKPGAHVKIGDRTFIGRSMLVAADGIEVGSDVLVAWGCTFADHDSHSLDFEERKSDVENWLVGKKDWTHVRHAPVHIGDKAWIGFNSVILKGVTIGEGAVVAAGSVVTKDVEPWTLVAGNPARFVKKAPDRSGRPATSIEPPLPTTPDKYDQAYLWGWNEGNLRELIGLCYKTPDLPDNARRYAASAEFGAALQELAEAGKPPSASTRVLDLGCGNGAACWALARAGYAVTGIDSSHGQLTGIGAARKLDGLDGIRFKTIHTTAESLPFGPDSFDVVWMREVLHHIRDIPGFFASIAQLLRSGGVLIAMRDHVVWNDRQKRAFFEDHPFHRFTGDENCHFLDEYLDAAAGSGLEFAKVIDPLASPINTYPQVFVPGAEFDPEAASRRDRGNDLFSFVLVKK